The Thermosulfurimonas sp. F29 genome includes a window with the following:
- a CDS encoding YeeE/YedE thiosulfate transporter family protein has product MELLVGLVTGIIWGYIFQRARIVRFEKHAGLLTLTDLTVLKFLLSGVVVGAIGIQLLTTLGLAPYHLKPTHVAANFVGGVIYGLGWAFLGYCPGTMPGAVGEGSFDALFGILGGLLGAMAYAHTYPFWKKTLLGIGAYGKVSLPMLLHLPPLLVAVVFAGLLLAFIVFLEKMGW; this is encoded by the coding sequence ATGGAACTCTTGGTGGGACTCGTAACCGGCATAATCTGGGGATACATCTTTCAGCGGGCCCGGATCGTGCGTTTTGAAAAACACGCCGGGCTCCTCACCCTTACCGATCTTACGGTGCTCAAGTTTCTCCTTTCCGGAGTGGTGGTGGGGGCCATCGGGATCCAGCTTCTCACCACCCTGGGGCTGGCCCCCTATCACCTCAAGCCCACCCATGTGGCGGCCAACTTCGTGGGCGGGGTGATCTACGGCCTGGGCTGGGCCTTCCTGGGTTACTGCCCGGGGACCATGCCCGGCGCCGTGGGCGAAGGGTCCTTCGACGCCCTGTTCGGAATTCTGGGGGGACTTCTCGGGGCCATGGCCTACGCCCACACCTATCCCTTCTGGAAGAAGACCCTCCTCGGGATCGGCGCCTACGGAAAGGTCTCGCTCCCCATGCTGCTTCACCTTCCTCCGCTTCTGGTAGCGGTGGTGTTCGCAGGCCTCCTCTTGGCCTTCATCGTTTTTCTTGAGAAAATGGGCTGGTGA